A DNA window from Clavibacter sepedonicus contains the following coding sequences:
- a CDS encoding IS481-like element IS1121 family transposase, translating to MSHGNARLTVHGRVLLVRRVVEDRRPVAHVARELGVSRQCAHRWVNRFRAEGLRGLTDRSSRPRSVPRRTSPERERAVLEARAQLRAGPARLAPVTGVPSRTISRILRRHGAPPLAWLDPVTGAVIRASRSTAHRYEHEHPGDLIHVDVKKLGRIPDGGGWRVHGRSEQVRGRGIGFDYVHAAVDDHTRLAYAEIHPDEKGATAAGFLTRAAAYFAGRGITRIERVITDNAFAYRHSTAFKNAVQDLGARQKFIRPHCPWQNGKVERFNRTLATEWAYRQPFTSNQHRADALDPFIEHYNTERIHSSHGLTPAARVSPTS from the coding sequence ATGTCCCACGGTAATGCTCGTCTGACGGTTCACGGGAGGGTTCTCCTCGTGCGGCGGGTGGTGGAGGATCGTCGGCCGGTCGCGCACGTCGCGCGGGAGCTGGGGGTGTCGCGGCAGTGCGCGCATCGATGGGTGAACCGGTTCCGTGCCGAGGGGCTGCGAGGGCTGACGGATCGGTCATCGCGGCCCCGGTCAGTACCGAGGCGAACGAGCCCGGAGCGGGAACGGGCCGTGCTGGAAGCGCGGGCCCAGTTGCGGGCGGGTCCTGCGCGGCTGGCGCCGGTGACAGGTGTTCCATCCCGTACGATCTCCCGCATCCTGCGCCGGCACGGGGCGCCGCCGTTGGCATGGTTGGACCCCGTCACCGGGGCCGTGATCCGGGCATCCCGGTCAACGGCGCACCGGTATGAGCACGAGCATCCGGGTGATCTGATCCACGTGGACGTGAAGAAGCTCGGGAGGATCCCGGACGGAGGCGGCTGGCGGGTCCACGGGCGCAGCGAGCAGGTCCGCGGCCGCGGGATCGGGTTCGATTACGTCCATGCCGCGGTCGATGACCACACCCGTCTCGCCTACGCGGAGATCCATCCCGATGAGAAAGGCGCGACCGCGGCCGGGTTCCTGACCCGCGCAGCGGCGTACTTCGCCGGGCGCGGGATCACCCGGATCGAGCGGGTCATCACGGACAACGCGTTCGCCTACCGGCACTCGACCGCGTTCAAGAACGCCGTCCAGGACCTGGGCGCGCGGCAGAAGTTCATCCGCCCGCACTGCCCCTGGCAGAACGGCAAGGTCGAGCGCTTCAACCGGACCCTCGCGACCGAGTGGGCCTACCGGCAACCCTTCACCAGCAACCAACACCGGGCCGACGCGCTTGACCCCTTCATCGAGCACTACAACACTGAACGAATCCACTCAAGCCACGGGCTCACGCCCGCGGCCCGAGTGTCACCAACGTCATGA
- a CDS encoding ANTAR domain-containing response regulator, translated as MSDQEATPAAPRRVVVAEDESLIRLDIVETLRDNGFEVVGEAGDGETAVALATELRPDLVIMDVKMPQLDGISAAERLNRNHIAPVVLLTAFSQKELVERAGEAGALAYVVKPFTPNDLLPAIEIALARYAQIITLEAEVSDLVERFETRKLVDRAKGLLNEKMGLTEPEAFRWIQKASMDRRLTMHDVAQAIIEQLSAKKA; from the coding sequence GTGAGTGACCAGGAAGCAACCCCCGCAGCCCCCCGTCGTGTCGTCGTCGCCGAGGACGAGTCGCTCATCCGCCTCGATATCGTGGAGACCCTCCGCGACAACGGATTCGAGGTCGTCGGCGAGGCGGGCGACGGCGAGACCGCCGTGGCGCTGGCCACCGAGCTGCGTCCCGACCTCGTCATCATGGACGTCAAGATGCCCCAGCTCGACGGCATCTCCGCGGCCGAGCGCCTGAACCGCAACCACATCGCCCCCGTCGTCCTCCTCACGGCCTTCAGCCAGAAGGAGCTCGTCGAGCGCGCGGGCGAGGCCGGCGCGCTGGCGTACGTCGTCAAGCCGTTCACGCCGAACGACCTCCTCCCCGCCATCGAGATCGCGCTGGCCCGCTACGCGCAGATCATCACCCTCGAGGCCGAGGTGTCCGACCTCGTCGAGCGCTTCGAGACCCGCAAGCTCGTCGACCGGGCCAAGGGCCTGCTCAACGAGAAGATGGGGCTCACCGAGCCGGAGGCGTTCCGCTGGATCCAGAAGGCGTCGATGGACCGCCGCCTCACCATGCACGACGTGGCGCAGGCCATCATCGAGCAGCTGAGCGCCAAGAAGGCCTAG
- the pyk gene encoding pyruvate kinase, producing the protein MTRRAKIVATLGPATSSYESIRAIIDAGVDVARMNLSHGTYDVHEGIYSTIRKAADDAGRAVAVLVDLQGPKIRLGKFSDGPHDLAFGDTFVITVEDILGTKDICSTTYKGLPGDVKPGDPLLIDDGKVTLRVVSTDGTRVTTTVEVAGTVSNNKGINLPGVAVNVPALSGKDEADLRWGLRLGADLIALSFVRDASDIVRVHEIMDEEGRRVPVVAKVEKPQAVDALEEIVDAFDAIMVARGDLGVELPLEAVPIVQKRAVELARRKAKPVIVATQMLESMITSPRPTRAEASDCANAVLDGADALMLSGETSVGEFPVVTVKTMARIIESTEEHGLERIPKLGTRPFTQGGAITLAAAEVAEFVDAKALCVFTESGDSVRRMTRLRNGIPILAFTPNEGIRRRLALSWGVQTYLVEPVTHTDQMFHQVDDVLLAEGLAEGLAEVGQKVVVIAGSPPGIAGSTNELRVHVVGDAVNEAAPAYEK; encoded by the coding sequence ATGACCAGACGAGCGAAGATCGTCGCGACCCTCGGGCCCGCGACCAGCTCCTATGAGAGCATCCGCGCCATCATCGACGCCGGCGTGGACGTGGCCCGGATGAACCTCAGCCACGGCACCTACGACGTCCACGAGGGCATCTACTCCACCATCCGGAAGGCCGCAGACGACGCGGGCCGCGCGGTCGCGGTCCTGGTCGACCTGCAGGGCCCGAAGATCCGCCTCGGCAAGTTCTCCGACGGCCCGCACGACCTGGCCTTCGGCGACACCTTCGTCATCACCGTCGAGGACATCCTCGGCACGAAGGACATCTGCTCCACCACCTACAAGGGCCTCCCCGGCGACGTGAAGCCGGGCGACCCGCTGCTCATCGACGACGGCAAGGTCACGCTCCGCGTGGTCTCCACCGACGGCACCCGCGTCACGACCACGGTCGAGGTGGCCGGCACGGTCAGCAACAACAAGGGCATCAACCTCCCGGGCGTCGCGGTCAACGTGCCCGCACTGTCCGGCAAGGACGAGGCGGATCTCCGCTGGGGCCTCCGTCTCGGCGCCGACCTCATCGCGCTGAGCTTCGTCCGCGACGCGTCGGACATCGTCCGCGTGCACGAGATCATGGACGAGGAGGGCCGTCGCGTCCCCGTCGTCGCCAAGGTCGAGAAGCCGCAGGCCGTGGACGCGCTCGAGGAGATCGTGGACGCGTTCGACGCGATCATGGTCGCCCGCGGCGACCTGGGCGTCGAGCTGCCGCTCGAGGCAGTGCCGATCGTGCAGAAGCGCGCGGTCGAGCTCGCCCGCCGCAAGGCCAAGCCCGTCATCGTCGCGACGCAGATGCTCGAGTCCATGATCACGAGCCCGCGGCCCACGCGCGCCGAGGCGTCCGACTGCGCCAACGCGGTGCTCGACGGCGCCGACGCCCTCATGCTGAGCGGCGAGACGAGCGTGGGCGAGTTCCCCGTCGTCACGGTCAAGACCATGGCGCGCATCATCGAGTCCACCGAGGAGCACGGGCTGGAGCGCATCCCGAAGCTCGGCACGCGCCCGTTCACCCAGGGGGGCGCCATCACGCTGGCCGCCGCCGAGGTCGCCGAGTTCGTCGATGCGAAGGCGCTCTGCGTCTTCACCGAGTCGGGCGACTCGGTGCGCCGGATGACGCGCCTGCGCAACGGCATCCCGATCCTCGCCTTCACGCCGAACGAGGGCATCCGCCGTCGCCTCGCGCTCTCGTGGGGCGTGCAGACGTACCTCGTGGAGCCGGTCACGCACACCGACCAGATGTTCCATCAGGTGGATGACGTGCTCCTCGCGGAGGGCCTCGCGGAGGGCCTCGCCGAGGTCGGCCAGAAGGTCGTCGTCATCGCCGGATCCCCTCCCGGGATCGCGGGCTCCACCAACGAGCTGCGCGTCCACGTCGTCGGCGACGCCGTGAACGAGGCGGCTCCCGCGTACGAGAAGTAG
- a CDS encoding glutamate synthase subunit beta: MADPKGFLKVTERELPKRRPVSVRLMDWKEVYEQQERGELVRQAGRCMDCGIPFCHQGCPLGNLIPEWNDLTWRGEGRQAIERLHATNNFPEFTGRLCPAPCESSCVLGINQPPVTIKQVEVSIIDDAFQKGWVEPHPPERLTGKTVAVVGSGPAGLAAAQQLTRAGHTVAVFERDDRIGGLLRYGIPDFKMEKRHLEARLAQMTAEGTRFRAGVDIGKDITWSDLRLRYDAVVVCTGALVPRDLDIPGRDVDGVHFAMDYLRQSNHATAGDQVPEQIHAEGKHVVVLGGGDTGADCIGTAHRQKAASVTNLAIGQQPPTERRPDQPWPTYPTLFEVSSAHEEGGERHYLATTVEFLKDDDGHVRAVRVAETEFRDGRRVPKSGTEREIPADLVLLALGFTGPEKAALETQLEVPFDERGNVARGEDYQTDQAGVFVAGDAGRGQSLIVWAIAEGRSAASAVDRYLEGDTELPFPVRPTDRALSI, from the coding sequence GTGGCTGACCCCAAGGGCTTCCTCAAGGTGACGGAGCGCGAGCTCCCCAAGCGCCGACCCGTCTCGGTGCGGCTCATGGACTGGAAGGAGGTCTACGAGCAGCAGGAGCGCGGCGAGCTCGTGCGCCAGGCCGGCCGGTGCATGGACTGCGGCATCCCGTTCTGCCACCAGGGCTGCCCGCTCGGCAACCTCATCCCGGAGTGGAACGACCTCACGTGGCGCGGCGAGGGCCGTCAGGCCATCGAGCGACTGCACGCCACGAACAACTTCCCCGAGTTCACAGGCCGGCTGTGCCCGGCGCCGTGCGAGAGCTCGTGCGTGCTCGGGATCAACCAGCCGCCCGTGACGATCAAGCAGGTTGAGGTGTCGATCATCGACGACGCCTTCCAGAAGGGCTGGGTCGAGCCGCACCCGCCCGAGCGCCTCACGGGCAAGACCGTGGCGGTCGTCGGATCCGGCCCCGCCGGCCTCGCTGCCGCCCAGCAGCTCACGCGCGCCGGCCACACGGTCGCCGTCTTCGAGCGCGACGACCGCATCGGCGGCCTGCTCCGCTACGGGATCCCGGACTTCAAGATGGAGAAGCGCCACCTGGAGGCCCGCCTCGCGCAGATGACCGCCGAGGGCACCCGCTTCCGCGCGGGCGTCGACATCGGCAAGGACATCACCTGGTCCGACCTGCGCCTCCGCTACGACGCGGTCGTGGTCTGCACGGGTGCGCTCGTGCCCCGCGACCTCGACATCCCGGGCCGCGACGTCGACGGCGTGCACTTCGCCATGGACTACCTGCGCCAGTCGAACCACGCGACCGCGGGCGACCAGGTGCCCGAGCAGATCCATGCGGAGGGCAAGCACGTCGTCGTCCTCGGCGGCGGTGACACGGGTGCGGACTGCATCGGCACCGCCCACCGGCAGAAGGCCGCCTCGGTCACCAACCTCGCCATCGGCCAGCAGCCGCCGACGGAGCGTCGCCCCGACCAGCCGTGGCCCACGTACCCGACCCTCTTCGAGGTGTCGAGCGCGCACGAGGAGGGCGGCGAGCGCCACTACCTCGCCACCACGGTCGAGTTCCTGAAGGACGACGACGGGCACGTCCGCGCCGTCCGGGTCGCCGAGACCGAGTTCCGCGACGGCCGCCGCGTGCCGAAGTCGGGCACCGAGCGCGAGATCCCCGCCGACCTCGTGCTCCTCGCGCTCGGCTTCACCGGCCCCGAGAAGGCGGCCCTCGAGACCCAGCTGGAGGTCCCGTTCGACGAGCGCGGCAACGTGGCGCGCGGCGAGGACTACCAGACCGACCAGGCCGGCGTCTTCGTGGCGGGCGACGCGGGTCGCGGCCAGTCGCTCATCGTGTGGGCCATCGCCGAGGGACGTTCAGCGGCCTCCGCCGTCGACCGGTACCTTGAGGGGGACACGGAGCTCCCGTTCCCGGTCCGTCCCACGGACCGCGCTCTCTCCATCTGA
- the gltB gene encoding glutamate synthase large subunit: MAFSSTSPPGGSFPATQGLYDPAFEKDACGLAMVATLRGTPGHDIIVNALDALRNLEHRGAIGSDAGTGDGAGIMTQIPDEFLRGVVGFDLPPMGEYAVGMAFLPTDDAEREELEAGIERIAGDERLHVLGWREVPVDPSHLGNLARKAMPAFRQLFLTSDSAQPSDRPSGLALDRLAFRLRKRAERELGAYFISLSSRTLVYKGMVTTLQLEPFYPDLSDERFASKLAIVHSRYSTNTFPSWPLAQPLRMMAHNGEINTVAGNRNWMRARQSQLESELLGDLAPLMPIVTPGASDSASFDEVLELLSLSGRSLPHAMMMMVPEAWEKQTDIDPVRRDFYEYHSMVMEPWDGPAALTFTDGTLVGATLDRNGLRPGRYLVTHDGLVVLGSEIGVLEIDPARIMRKGRLRPGKMFLVDTEAGRIIEDDEIKSQLAASAPWGEWLENRIHLADLPEREHVVHTPASVVRRQRTFGYTEEEVRMLVMPMAKVGAEPLGAMGSDTPIAVLSQRPRLLFDYFTQQFAQVTNPPLDSIREEVVTSLRLGLGPQRNLLDAGPEHTKQVVLDFPVIDNDELAKVIHIDHRPGSRTTTIVSGLYRVDDGPLAMQKRIDAMCDEVDRAIAHGAQFVVLSDRDSNRDLAPIPSLLMIAAVHHHLIRKQTRMKVGIVVEAGDVREVHHIALLIGYGASAINPYLAMESCEDLVRSGMLTGVTPEKATRNLIKGLGKGVLKIMSKMGISTVSSYAGAQCFEAVGLSQGLVDQYFSGTTTRLGGVGIDVIAAENAARHRSAYPQDGAVLSHERLQTGGEYQWRRDGSPHLFNPDTIFRLQHATRTRRYDIFREYTSMVDAQSKDLMTLRGMFRLKTGTRPPVPLDEVEPISDIVKRFSTGAMSYGSISEEAHETLAIAMNRLGAKSNTGEGGENVERLLDPERRSSIKQVASGRFGVTSMYLTHADDIQIKLAQGAKPGEGGQLPPGKVYPWVARTRHATAGVGLISPPPHHDIYSIEDLKQLIFDLKRANPSARIHTKLVSQSGIGAVAAGVAKALSDVILVSGHDGGTGASPVNSLKHAGTPWELGLAETQQTLRLNGMRDRVVVQVDGQMKSGRDVIVGALLGAEEFGFATAPLVVSGCIMMRVCHLDTCPVGVATQNPELRKRFPGKADHVVNFFEFIAQEVREHLAALGYRALDEIVGRNDLLGVEDAVDHWKASGLDLTPILAGPTFADDEPMKHSRSQDHELDDHFDNELIRLSRDVLDHGGRVEIDLPVRNTARAVGTMLGHLVTKGHGEDGLPTGSIDVTLRGSAGQSFGAFMPSGITLRLVGDSNDYLGKGLSGGDIVVRPDERAGFPAEENVIAGNVIGYGATQGTMFIRGMVGERFLVRNSGATAVVEAVGDHALEYMTGGLALVLGGTGRNIGAGMSGGTAYVIDLDRDRINTDALASGELELHPLGSADAEIVLDLLRRHLAETGSTVAERLLAEPETSMERFTKILPRDYAAVLATRQTAVDEGLDPDGDVAWNRILEVTGG; encoded by the coding sequence ATGGCGTTCTCCTCCACCTCCCCTCCCGGCGGCTCGTTCCCCGCGACGCAGGGCCTCTATGACCCGGCGTTCGAGAAGGACGCGTGCGGCCTGGCCATGGTGGCCACCCTGCGGGGCACCCCGGGCCACGACATCATCGTCAACGCGCTCGACGCGCTGCGGAACCTCGAGCACCGCGGGGCCATCGGCTCCGACGCGGGCACCGGCGACGGCGCCGGCATCATGACCCAGATCCCGGACGAATTCCTCCGCGGCGTGGTCGGCTTCGACCTGCCGCCCATGGGGGAGTACGCGGTCGGCATGGCGTTCCTGCCGACGGACGACGCCGAGCGCGAGGAGCTGGAGGCCGGCATCGAGCGCATCGCGGGCGACGAGCGGCTGCACGTGCTCGGGTGGCGCGAGGTGCCCGTCGACCCGTCGCACCTCGGCAACCTGGCGCGGAAGGCCATGCCCGCCTTCCGTCAGCTCTTCCTCACCTCCGACTCCGCGCAGCCCTCCGACCGCCCGTCGGGGCTCGCGCTCGACCGACTCGCCTTCCGCCTGCGCAAGCGCGCGGAGCGGGAGCTCGGCGCCTACTTCATCTCGCTGTCCTCGCGGACCCTCGTCTACAAGGGCATGGTCACGACGCTCCAGCTCGAGCCGTTCTACCCCGACCTCTCCGACGAGCGCTTCGCGTCGAAGCTCGCCATCGTGCACTCGCGGTACTCCACCAACACGTTCCCGTCGTGGCCCCTCGCGCAGCCGCTGCGCATGATGGCGCACAACGGCGAGATCAACACGGTCGCGGGCAACCGCAACTGGATGCGCGCCCGCCAGTCGCAGCTCGAGTCGGAGCTTCTCGGCGACCTCGCGCCGCTGATGCCCATCGTCACGCCGGGCGCGAGCGACTCCGCGTCCTTCGACGAGGTGCTCGAGCTCCTCAGCCTCAGCGGCCGCAGCCTGCCGCACGCGATGATGATGATGGTCCCCGAGGCGTGGGAGAAGCAGACCGACATCGACCCCGTCCGCCGCGACTTCTACGAGTACCACTCCATGGTCATGGAGCCGTGGGACGGCCCGGCCGCGCTCACCTTCACCGACGGCACGCTCGTCGGCGCGACCCTCGACCGCAACGGCCTGCGCCCGGGCCGCTACCTCGTCACGCACGACGGCCTCGTGGTGCTCGGCAGCGAGATCGGCGTGCTCGAGATCGACCCGGCCCGCATCATGCGGAAGGGCCGGCTCCGCCCCGGCAAGATGTTCCTCGTCGACACCGAGGCCGGCCGCATCATCGAGGACGACGAGATCAAGTCCCAGCTCGCCGCCAGCGCCCCGTGGGGCGAGTGGCTCGAGAACCGCATCCACCTCGCCGACCTCCCCGAGCGCGAGCACGTCGTGCACACGCCCGCGTCCGTCGTCCGGCGCCAGCGCACCTTCGGCTACACGGAGGAGGAGGTGCGGATGCTGGTCATGCCCATGGCGAAGGTGGGCGCCGAGCCCCTCGGCGCCATGGGATCGGACACGCCTATCGCCGTGCTCTCGCAGCGCCCGCGCCTGCTGTTCGACTACTTCACGCAGCAGTTCGCGCAGGTCACCAACCCGCCGCTCGACTCCATCCGCGAGGAGGTCGTCACCAGCCTCCGCCTCGGACTCGGGCCGCAGCGCAACCTCCTCGACGCCGGCCCCGAGCACACGAAGCAGGTCGTGCTCGACTTCCCGGTCATCGACAACGACGAGCTGGCTAAGGTCATCCACATCGACCACCGCCCGGGCAGCCGCACCACCACCATCGTGAGCGGCCTCTACCGCGTGGACGACGGCCCGCTCGCCATGCAGAAGCGCATTGACGCGATGTGCGACGAGGTCGACCGCGCCATCGCGCACGGCGCACAGTTCGTCGTCCTCTCGGACCGCGACTCGAACCGCGACCTCGCGCCGATCCCGTCGCTCCTCATGATCGCGGCCGTGCACCACCACCTCATCCGCAAACAGACCCGCATGAAGGTCGGCATCGTGGTCGAGGCCGGCGACGTGCGCGAGGTGCACCACATCGCGCTGCTCATCGGCTACGGCGCCTCGGCGATCAACCCGTACCTGGCGATGGAGTCGTGCGAGGACCTCGTCCGCAGCGGCATGCTCACGGGCGTGACGCCGGAGAAGGCGACGCGGAACCTGATCAAGGGGCTCGGCAAGGGCGTGCTCAAGATCATGTCCAAGATGGGCATCTCGACGGTGTCCTCGTACGCCGGCGCCCAGTGCTTCGAGGCGGTCGGCCTCTCGCAGGGGCTCGTGGACCAGTACTTCTCGGGCACCACGACGCGCCTCGGCGGCGTCGGCATCGACGTCATCGCGGCCGAGAACGCGGCGCGCCACCGCAGCGCCTACCCGCAGGACGGCGCTGTGCTGTCGCACGAGCGCCTGCAGACGGGCGGCGAGTACCAGTGGCGTCGCGACGGGTCCCCGCACCTGTTCAACCCGGACACGATCTTCCGGCTGCAGCACGCCACGCGCACGCGGCGGTACGACATCTTCCGCGAGTACACGTCGATGGTCGACGCGCAGTCGAAGGACCTCATGACGCTCCGCGGCATGTTCCGCCTGAAGACCGGCACCCGCCCGCCCGTCCCGCTCGACGAGGTGGAGCCCATCTCCGACATCGTGAAGCGCTTCTCCACGGGCGCGATGAGCTACGGGTCCATCTCCGAGGAGGCGCACGAGACGCTCGCCATCGCGATGAACCGCCTGGGAGCGAAGTCGAACACCGGTGAGGGCGGCGAGAACGTCGAGCGCCTGCTCGACCCCGAGCGACGCAGCTCCATCAAGCAGGTCGCGTCCGGCCGCTTCGGCGTCACGAGCATGTACCTCACGCACGCCGACGACATCCAGATCAAGCTCGCGCAGGGCGCCAAGCCCGGCGAGGGCGGCCAGCTGCCGCCCGGCAAGGTGTACCCGTGGGTCGCGCGCACGCGGCACGCGACCGCCGGCGTCGGCCTCATCTCGCCGCCGCCGCACCACGACATCTACTCGATCGAGGACCTCAAGCAGCTGATCTTCGACCTCAAGCGCGCGAACCCCTCCGCCCGGATCCACACCAAGCTCGTCAGCCAGTCGGGCATCGGCGCGGTCGCAGCCGGCGTCGCCAAGGCGCTGAGCGACGTGATCCTCGTCTCGGGTCACGACGGCGGCACGGGCGCGAGCCCGGTCAACTCGCTCAAGCACGCGGGCACCCCGTGGGAGCTGGGGCTCGCCGAGACGCAGCAGACCCTCCGCCTCAACGGCATGCGCGACCGCGTGGTCGTGCAGGTCGACGGGCAGATGAAGTCCGGCCGCGACGTCATCGTCGGCGCGCTGCTCGGCGCCGAGGAGTTCGGGTTCGCCACGGCCCCGCTCGTCGTCTCGGGCTGCATCATGATGCGCGTCTGCCACCTCGACACCTGCCCCGTCGGCGTCGCCACGCAGAACCCGGAGCTGCGCAAGCGCTTCCCGGGCAAGGCCGACCACGTCGTCAACTTCTTCGAGTTCATCGCGCAGGAGGTGCGGGAGCACCTGGCCGCCCTCGGCTACCGCGCGCTCGACGAGATCGTGGGCCGCAACGACCTGCTCGGAGTCGAGGACGCGGTCGACCACTGGAAGGCGTCCGGCCTCGACCTGACGCCGATCCTGGCCGGCCCGACCTTCGCGGACGACGAGCCGATGAAGCACAGCCGGTCGCAGGACCACGAGCTCGACGACCACTTCGACAACGAGCTCATCCGCTTGAGCCGCGACGTGCTCGACCACGGCGGCCGGGTCGAGATCGACCTGCCCGTGCGCAACACGGCGCGCGCGGTCGGCACGATGCTCGGCCACCTCGTCACCAAGGGGCACGGGGAGGACGGGCTGCCGACGGGATCCATCGACGTCACGCTGCGCGGCTCCGCCGGCCAGTCGTTCGGCGCGTTCATGCCGTCGGGCATCACGCTGCGCCTCGTCGGCGACAGCAACGACTACCTCGGCAAGGGCCTCTCGGGCGGCGACATCGTCGTGCGGCCCGACGAGAGGGCCGGCTTCCCCGCGGAGGAGAACGTCATCGCGGGCAACGTCATCGGCTACGGCGCGACGCAGGGCACGATGTTCATCCGCGGCATGGTGGGGGAGCGGTTCCTCGTCCGCAACTCGGGCGCGACCGCGGTCGTCGAGGCCGTGGGAGACCACGCGCTCGAGTACATGACCGGCGGGCTCGCCCTCGTCCTCGGCGGCACCGGCCGGAATATCGGCGCGGGCATGTCCGGCGGCACGGCGTACGTGATCGACCTCGACCGCGACCGCATCAACACTGACGCGCTCGCGTCGGGCGAGCTCGAGCTGCACCCGCTCGGGAGCGCCGACGCCGAGATCGTGCTCGACCTCCTCCGCCGGCACCTCGCCGAGACCGGATCCACCGTGGCCGAGCGCCTGCTCGCCGAGCCGGAGACCTCCATGGAACGCTTCACCAAGATCCTGCCGCGGGACTACGCGGCCGTCCTCGCCACCCGCCAGACCGCGGTGGACGAGGGCCTCGACCCCGACGGCGACGTCGCCTGGAACCGCATCCTGGAGGTGACCGGTGGCTGA
- the lgt gene encoding prolipoprotein diacylglyceryl transferase, whose amino-acid sequence MSIPSPDPSDTRFDVTAWLQGFGIDLPLTFVIHAYAVCILVGILVAAFLTNRRLVARGVESGTVIDFTLCALVLGIIGARAFHVLTHPGDYFYEGANLWRVLYVWEGGIAIFGALIGGAVGVWLGSKWTGVRFWTFADALAPGLLLAQAAGRMGNYFNQELFGTPTTLPWGLEVDPTNAAFPAGLPAGTLFHPTFLYEIVWNVAGALVIMALGRAVRLQWGRGLAVYLMWYGLGRMVFESIRIDPSEIFFGIRTNVWAAFLAVALGLVLFIVQTRRHVGSEPSPYLPGRTPDDVSARAKAGRDGEVASVYTDSDFADVDDDRASTGSDSHALPATSGRGA is encoded by the coding sequence ATGAGCATCCCCAGCCCGGATCCGTCCGACACCCGGTTCGACGTCACGGCGTGGCTCCAGGGCTTCGGCATCGACCTGCCGCTCACCTTCGTCATCCACGCGTACGCCGTGTGCATCCTGGTCGGCATCCTCGTCGCGGCGTTCCTCACCAACCGCCGCCTCGTGGCCCGCGGCGTCGAGTCGGGCACCGTCATCGACTTCACGCTCTGCGCGCTCGTCCTCGGCATCATCGGCGCGCGGGCGTTCCACGTGCTCACCCACCCGGGCGACTACTTCTACGAGGGCGCGAACCTCTGGCGGGTGCTCTACGTCTGGGAGGGCGGCATCGCCATCTTCGGCGCCCTCATCGGCGGCGCCGTGGGCGTGTGGCTCGGCTCCAAGTGGACCGGTGTCCGCTTCTGGACGTTCGCCGACGCCCTGGCGCCGGGGCTCCTGCTCGCCCAGGCCGCCGGCCGCATGGGCAACTACTTCAACCAGGAGCTGTTCGGCACGCCGACCACGCTGCCCTGGGGCCTCGAGGTCGACCCGACCAACGCCGCCTTCCCGGCCGGGCTCCCCGCGGGCACGCTCTTCCACCCCACGTTCCTCTACGAGATCGTGTGGAACGTCGCGGGTGCGCTCGTCATCATGGCGCTGGGCCGCGCGGTCCGCCTGCAGTGGGGCCGCGGCCTGGCCGTGTACCTCATGTGGTACGGCCTCGGGCGCATGGTCTTCGAGTCGATCCGCATCGACCCGAGCGAGATCTTCTTCGGCATCCGCACCAACGTCTGGGCGGCCTTCCTCGCGGTCGCGCTCGGCCTTGTCCTCTTCATCGTGCAGACCCGGCGCCATGTCGGCAGCGAACCCAGCCCGTACCTGCCGGGCCGCACCCCGGATGACGTAAGCGCGCGCGCCAAGGCGGGTCGCGACGGCGAGGTAGCATCGGTGTACACGGATTCGGATTTCGCCGACGTCGACGACGATCGGGCATCCACCGGTTCGGACTCCCACGCTCTCCCCGCCACAAGCGGACGCGGCGCCTAG
- the trpA gene encoding tryptophan synthase subunit alpha codes for MTAAAHAAAPAGSPVERTIALRREQGSGALVGYLPVGFPDVATSIEAAVALVENGVDVIELGLPYSDPVMDGPVIQRATQTALAQGFRLRDGFDALHAITQRVDAPVLLMTYWNPVVQYGVERFADDIVAAGGAGLITPDLIPDEGADWLAASERTGLDRVFLAAPSSSGARLHQAVERSRGFVYAVSTMGITGARQDVDQAARGLVSRLRDAGSTSACVGIGISTGDQVREVLDYADGAIVGSALVAALADGGVPGVARAAADLARGTALQ; via the coding sequence GTGACCGCGGCAGCCCACGCGGCCGCGCCCGCCGGCAGCCCCGTCGAGCGGACCATCGCCCTCCGACGCGAGCAGGGATCCGGCGCGCTCGTCGGCTACCTCCCCGTCGGGTTCCCGGACGTCGCCACGAGCATCGAGGCCGCGGTGGCCCTGGTCGAGAACGGCGTCGACGTCATCGAGCTGGGCCTGCCCTACAGCGACCCCGTGATGGACGGCCCGGTCATCCAGCGTGCCACGCAGACCGCTCTCGCGCAGGGCTTCCGCCTCCGTGACGGCTTCGACGCGCTGCACGCGATCACCCAGCGCGTCGACGCCCCCGTGCTCCTCATGACCTACTGGAACCCCGTCGTGCAGTACGGCGTCGAGCGCTTCGCGGACGACATCGTCGCCGCGGGCGGCGCCGGCCTCATCACGCCCGACCTCATCCCCGACGAGGGTGCCGACTGGCTCGCCGCATCCGAGCGCACGGGCCTCGACCGCGTGTTCCTCGCCGCCCCGTCGTCGAGCGGGGCGCGCCTGCACCAGGCCGTGGAGCGCAGCCGCGGGTTCGTCTACGCGGTCTCCACCATGGGCATCACGGGCGCGAGGCAGGACGTCGACCAGGCCGCGCGCGGTCTCGTGTCGCGCCTGCGCGATGCGGGCTCCACGAGCGCGTGCGTGGGCATCGGCATCTCCACCGGCGACCAGGTGCGCGAGGTGCTCGACTACGCCGACGGCGCCATCGTCGGCTCGGCCCTCGTCGCGGCCCTCGCCGACGGCGGCGTGCCGGGCGTCGCCCGTGCCGCGGCCGATCTCGCGCGGGGAACCGCGCTACAGTAG